One segment of Alphaproteobacteria bacterium DNA contains the following:
- a CDS encoding DnaJ domain-containing protein, with protein sequence MSWLLLGVALLVGALLVGRWFVGADTKQILKALRWAGAILAVVLALVLVLTGRFSLLWIAFMGLLPWIMRLRMLGRMARSARGPSSGGQSSVNTRFVAMTLDHDTGDMDGEVLEGAFAGRQLSRMTMDEVLKLFTDASRADEQSANILGAYLDRQYGDAWRERAGSGNRESETPRSADGRMTVEEAYRILDLEPNASREEINRQHRELMKKMHPDHGGSDYLAAKINEARECLMRLASEDGM encoded by the coding sequence ATGTCCTGGCTGCTGCTCGGCGTGGCCCTTCTGGTCGGCGCCCTTCTGGTTGGCCGCTGGTTCGTCGGCGCCGATACGAAGCAAATCCTGAAGGCGCTGCGCTGGGCCGGCGCGATCCTGGCGGTCGTCCTCGCGCTGGTGCTTGTTCTGACCGGCCGGTTCTCGCTGCTGTGGATCGCCTTCATGGGGCTGCTGCCCTGGATCATGCGGCTTCGAATGCTGGGCCGGATGGCGCGCTCGGCCCGGGGCCCCAGCAGCGGCGGGCAGTCCAGCGTCAATACCCGCTTCGTCGCCATGACGCTCGATCACGATACCGGCGATATGGACGGCGAAGTACTGGAAGGGGCTTTCGCGGGCCGGCAATTGTCGCGGATGACAATGGACGAAGTGCTGAAGCTGTTTACAGACGCCAGCCGGGCGGACGAACAGTCGGCAAACATTCTGGGCGCCTATCTCGATCGGCAATACGGCGATGCCTGGCGGGAACGCGCCGGAAGCGGCAACAGGGAGTCTGAAACACCCCGGTCGGCCGATGGCCGGATGACGGTGGAGGAGGCGTATCGGATTCTGGACCTCGAACCGAATGCTTCCCGGGAGGAAATCAACCGGCAGCACCGGGAACTCATGAAAAAGATGCATCCTGATCACGGCGGATCGGACTATCTTGCCGCCAAGATAAATGAAGCTAGGGAATGTCTCATGCGGCTGGCGTCCGAGGACGGAATGTAA